A stretch of Geomonas oryzisoli DNA encodes these proteins:
- a CDS encoding sigma-70 family RNA polymerase sigma factor, with translation MENDELLEEKDPLFLDGEHDPDPDSLELEEVEEVEEDEHAEVEEEEIKVAVVEHFDDAIKLYLREIQKTKLLTADEEKELAARIDQGDKAARDRMIVSNLRLVVKIAKRYINRGLPFLDLIEEGNMGLIKAVERFKLSKECRFSTYATWWIRQSIERALVNQSRTIRLPVHVSDDINKMLRVTRELVQKMNREPTVKEVADALEVNVTYVRRLMVLLKKTYSIERPMGENNDYFLIDTIEDTSTVSPAVLLEDLNKYELVSEWFETLSDAEKKILTLRFGLDDKDPQTLDTIGRSFGVTRERIRQIEAKSLEKLRKIVEATDIMGRGTTTAK, from the coding sequence ATGGAAAACGACGAGCTTTTGGAGGAGAAGGACCCTCTCTTTCTTGACGGCGAACATGACCCTGATCCGGACTCACTCGAACTCGAAGAGGTGGAGGAGGTCGAGGAGGACGAGCACGCCGAGGTCGAGGAAGAAGAGATCAAGGTGGCCGTCGTTGAGCACTTCGACGATGCCATCAAGCTGTACCTGCGCGAGATCCAGAAGACCAAGCTTCTGACCGCCGACGAGGAGAAGGAGCTCGCCGCGCGCATCGACCAGGGCGACAAGGCGGCGCGCGATCGGATGATCGTCTCCAACCTGCGCCTGGTGGTGAAGATCGCCAAGCGCTACATAAACCGCGGCCTTCCCTTCCTGGACCTGATCGAAGAGGGGAACATGGGGCTCATCAAGGCGGTGGAACGCTTCAAGCTCTCCAAGGAGTGCCGTTTCTCCACCTACGCCACCTGGTGGATCCGGCAATCCATCGAGCGTGCCCTGGTGAACCAGTCGCGCACCATCCGTCTGCCGGTGCACGTCTCCGACGACATCAACAAGATGCTCAGGGTGACCCGCGAGCTGGTGCAGAAGATGAACCGGGAGCCGACCGTGAAGGAAGTCGCCGACGCGCTCGAGGTGAACGTCACCTACGTGCGCCGGCTCATGGTGCTCCTGAAAAAGACCTATTCCATCGAGCGCCCCATGGGGGAGAACAACGACTACTTCCTGATCGACACCATCGAGGACACCTCGACCGTGTCGCCGGCGGTGCTGCTCGAGGACCTGAACAAGTACGAACTGGTCTCTGAGTGGTTCGAGACCCTCTCCGACGCCGAGAAGAAGATCCTGACCCTTCGTTTCGGCCTGGACGACAAGGACCCGCAGACGCTGGACACCATCGGGCGCAGTTTCGGCGTGACCCGAGAGCGCATCCGGCAGATCGAAGCCAAATCACTTGAGAAACTGAGAAAGATCGTCGAAGCCACCGACATAATGGGGCGCGGCACAACTACTGCGAAATAA
- a CDS encoding adenine phosphoribosyltransferase, with protein sequence MEDLKSIIRNIPDFPKKGILFKDITTLLGDAKSFQRMVDLLSHRYVGQKIDKVVGVEARGFIIGAALAYKLGAGIVLVRKPGKLPSTTFKKTYDLEYGTDTLEIHTDAFNKGDRVLIADDLLATGGTMAAVVDMINSMDVELVECCFMAELEFLEGAKKLPEGKVFSLLKF encoded by the coding sequence ATGGAAGATCTTAAAAGCATCATCAGGAACATCCCGGATTTCCCCAAGAAGGGGATTCTCTTCAAAGATATCACCACGCTTTTAGGGGACGCCAAATCGTTTCAGCGCATGGTAGATCTGTTGTCCCACCGTTACGTGGGGCAGAAGATCGACAAGGTAGTGGGAGTCGAGGCCCGTGGTTTCATCATCGGTGCGGCTCTCGCTTACAAACTGGGGGCAGGCATCGTCCTGGTGAGAAAGCCGGGCAAGCTTCCCTCCACCACCTTCAAGAAGACCTACGATCTCGAGTACGGCACCGACACCCTCGAGATTCACACCGACGCCTTCAACAAAGGTGATCGCGTGCTGATCGCCGACGATCTGTTGGCGACCGGCGGCACCATGGCAGCCGTGGTCGACATGATCAACAGCATGGACGTCGAGCTGGTCGAGTGCTGCTTCATGGCCGAGCTAGAGTTCCTGGAAGGGGCCAAGAAGCTTCCCGAAGGGAAAGTGTTCTCGCTGCTGAAGTTTTAA
- a CDS encoding HI0074 family nucleotidyltransferase substrate-binding subunit, protein MDSERLEERVSDYLKALAQLEKAGSQPKDEFLRDSVIQRFEFTHELAWKMLKLRLEQEDVFARTPRETLQSSLEAGFIEDGNAWSDLQKMRNLTSHTYNEELAEEVYSFVVTQGMVLFRQLAQKAVSWQTTI, encoded by the coding sequence ATGGATTCTGAACGCCTGGAAGAACGGGTATCGGACTACCTCAAAGCTCTGGCGCAGTTGGAGAAAGCCGGCAGTCAACCGAAGGATGAATTCCTTAGGGACTCTGTTATTCAGCGTTTCGAGTTTACCCATGAACTCGCCTGGAAAATGCTGAAGCTGCGTCTTGAGCAAGAGGATGTTTTCGCCAGGACGCCTCGCGAGACGTTGCAGTCTTCACTGGAGGCAGGTTTTATTGAGGACGGCAATGCCTGGAGCGATTTGCAGAAGATGCGAAATCTGACCAGCCATACCTACAACGAGGAACTGGCTGAAGAGGTCTACTCATTCGTGGTGACGCAGGGTATGGTCCTTTTCCGGCAGCTTGCGCAAAAGGCGGTGTCATGGCAGACGACGATCTGA
- a CDS encoding nucleotidyltransferase domain-containing protein — protein MADDDLIYGLARRHYLGLVGVFSKFSHIEKVMIFGSRAKGTEKPYSDIDLAVIAPKMENAEFSRLLDELDALDLVFKLDVLHFDTLRQPKLRKTIELYGKQFYPLHET, from the coding sequence ATGGCAGACGACGATCTGATTTACGGTCTGGCGCGTCGGCACTATCTGGGGCTTGTTGGCGTTTTCAGCAAATTTTCCCATATAGAGAAGGTAATGATATTCGGTTCACGCGCCAAGGGGACAGAAAAACCGTATTCCGACATTGACCTCGCCGTGATCGCACCTAAGATGGAGAACGCTGAATTTTCCCGCCTGCTGGACGAATTGGATGCGTTGGATCTTGTCTTTAAACTCGACGTGCTGCATTTCGATACTCTGCGGCAGCCGAAGTTAAGGAAAACGATTGAGCTGTATGGCAAGCAGTTTTACCCACTGCACGAGACATAG